In Uranotaenia lowii strain MFRU-FL chromosome 2, ASM2978415v1, whole genome shotgun sequence, one genomic interval encodes:
- the LOC129750022 gene encoding trypsin-7-like, with product MEHLCKIFLFATFLVGSYGNPLAMDMEDPVPYAPWQASLRSYGDMTHFCSGAIISSRWILTTANCVNGRTISNTKIVVEKQTIKPAGPMYDIAEFFLNPDFDPIFYENNLALIRMETDIVFNGDVYAVDLPSSDPPAGELVVLTGWRSDEEIFTPNDMQMARKETLSNEQCAEIHRNGDSHVHIYPTSVCARPRMMNCYCIVDAGAPLVSEDGRLIGLFSITAGCGRMLPAVYMRVNSYRDWIRTVSGV from the exons ATGGAGCACCTTTGCAAAATATTCTTGTTTGCTACTTTTCTTGTGGGATCATATGGGAACCCATTAG CAATGGACATGGAAGATCCGGTTCCGTATGCTCCCTGGCAGGCTTCCCTCAGGTCCTACGGGGACATGACGCATTTCTGTAGCGGCGCAATCATTTCTAGTCGATGGATTCTGACGACAGCCAACTGTGTGAACGGTCGCACGATTAGCAACACAAAAATAGTAGTAGAGAAGCAAACCATCAAACCAGCTGGTCCGATGTACGACATTGCTGAATTCTTTCTGAACCCCGATTTTGACCCAATTTTCTACGAAAACAACTTGGCACTCATTCGCATGGAAACCGATATCGTGTTCAATGGAGATGTCTATGCAGTTGATCTACCCAGTAGCGATCCACCTGCCGGGGAACTGGTCGTCCTCACTGGATGGCGTTCGGAT GAAGAAATTTTCACCCCCAACGACATGCAAATGGCTCGCAAAGAGACGCTTAGCAATGAGCAGTGCGCTGAGATACACCGAAATGGCGATTCCCATGTCCACATTTATCCGACCAGTGTTTGTGCTAGACCTCGGATGATGAATTGTTACTGTATTGTTGATGCTGGAGCACCGTTGGTATCCGAGGATGGACGATTGATTGGTCTGTTCTCAATTACGGCCGGATGTGGAAGGATGTTGCCGGCCGTTTACATGCGAGTTAACAGCTACCGGGACTGGATCCGTACTGTTTCGGGTGTATAA